CGGGTTTAACGGTGTCCAGGTCTATCACACTCACGGCTTGCTGGGTAGCAATGTCAAACATGACGTTATTGATTTTTGGATCGCCGTGCATCAGACGCAGGGGTAATTTACCCTCAGCTTTGGCATTTTCTAGGATATGTGCAAAGGCTTGGCGATCGCTAACAAATCGCAAACAATAATCAAACTCAGTATTTTTACATAAACTAGCTGTCGCAAAAACTTTTTCATAATACTGGAGATAAAGCGGTGTAATATGGAATCCTTGAAGGGTATCAGCAAGTTTTTCTGGTGGCAAATCGCTAATCAGATTGTGGAACATCCCCAACGCATAACCGATTTCTTGCGCTTGTGTGCGATCGCCCATAGTATCAAAAGACTGGGAGCCTTCAATAAAGCTAATCGCCCGCCAAAAGGAGCCATCTGCATCCTGACAGTGGTCTTGAGCATCCTTAGTTAATAGTACGCGCGGTACTTCCCAACGACGATTGAGGGGGGTATGCTGTAACTTTTTATGAATATGTTCAGTAAAGGTACACATATTCTGCATAATCAGTTTTGGCTGACGAAACACCTGCGTATTGATGCGTTGCAGGACAAAATATTGTTCTTCTGAGGAATCTAGAGTGACTAAAAAGGTGTCATTAATATTACCACTTCCAAACGCTTTAACGCCTATAACCTTTCCCTGTTGAGCGAATTGATCTGCGATCGCCACCAGCTTCTCTGCACCCTGTATATTGAATTCTTCTGTCATCTGAAAGATTTCCGCCAACGCAAAATTAATTTATAGAGATATCTAATAAAAATTCGCAACGTTCAGATCCCCGACTTCTCAAAGAAGTCGGGGATCTGAGCTTTCACGAATGATTTAGGATTGATATGTATGCTAGCACAGGGCGCGACAGCGAATAGCCCATGAGAGTGCTAATTCAATAGTTAAGAAATCTCGTCGCTATCAACCCACTCATCATAAGATGAGTCATAACCAGCATAGTGAACAAAGTATTGCTGATTTTGGATTTGCTGAATCGTTGCAGAATACCAAGCCTCTTGCTCATCATCCCAACATTTTACTTTTTGACCCACTGCATATCCATTATCATCAGCAGCGCGAAGATCGCGAGTCCGAATGTCATCTTCGCCTACCCACTCGTCATAAGATGAACCATAGCCGAGGTAATGAATAAAGAATTGGTCATCTTTGATTTTCTCAATTGTTCCCTGATACCAATCTTCCTCTTCACTATCCCAAACTTCTACTGTTTTGCTGACTTCATACTGATTATTATCTGACTTGACAGCAGAAGCAGACGAAACATCTTGGATCGGCTTTTGTTGCTCTTGTTTAATTTCTTCTTTAACTAAAGTGTATGCTTCCAAAATCAAGCCACGAGCGACAGTTTGAGTTCCTGTATGTTCGTAGTAATTGGTAGTTTGATCTAGAAATGCAGCAACAAAATCTAAATTATCATCAGCAATCTGAATAAAATTACCCAAGTTACTAGAAATTGATTGCGGGGTTATGCCTGTTTTAGATACTAAATCATTCATCCAGCCTTGGACGGAGTTAAAACTCTGACTGAGAAAACCAACTTTATCAGAGGGATTACTACCAGGAAGAAAGTTATTGATAGCCGAGAAAACCGGATTTTGAGTTATTGCGCTAGTATCAGCGCCACTAATAACGTTATGAATTTTGCTAAGAAAGTCAGGGCCTAATGGCAGAATTCCGTCTATACAAACTAAAGCTACCATCCGTATTAGGGATGCATCTTGATAGTTGTTACCAAGGGAATTTGCAAACTCTTGGGGGTTAGGTTGAGGAATGCCATTTAGTTTGCAAAAGGCGATGATTTCAACGGCGATTTTCAGCGCTAAGTCAATGGATTGAGTGACATCAGCTTTGGGAGTAATGTTGCCTAAAAAAGAGAGAAAGCCAATTTTCTCACTAAGCTTATTCGCTAAAGCCGCCGTTCCCATAGCTGTGTCTGCTTTATCAATTGTTTGATAAAGTTTAATTGCAAACTGGTAGCCTTTTTGAGGATCTTCGTATAAAACGACAGAGCGATCGCGGATTCTCTGAATTACCTTAGCATCGGTAACTCCAGTAATGCTGCGAATACTATTATCAAACCCCGTCAAATTGCTCCACTCACCTGGTGCTACGTAATCAAGAGCCTTTAAAACTTTGACAGTGATATTGTCAGTCGGTAATTCGTCAACCAACTGAATAATTGATTTATCCATTAGCCGCTCCTCAAAACTCTAAATTATCCTTACAACACAGTTCCAATAAACCCACAGCCAGTTGCTACCATACGGAAGCCTTTCTGTAGTCAATGCTGCGCGAATTCCTGAATCGTATTCATAGAGTTCCCTGGCTTGAGTAAAAAATAACAAATAGCGATCGCTCCTACAGCACGGCTAATCAGACATGATGCGAATAAATTCTTAACAAAGATTGAATGACAGATATTGATTTTTGTCATCTGATTGGTATCATAGTTTTATCACCACAGTGGAGAAATTGCTATGTTGTCGCGTCAACTGGGAAAAAACGGTTCAACAATATCGGCGCTTGGGCTTGGCTGTATGGGTATGTCTGATGTTTATGGGCCAGCCGATCGCAAGGAAAGTATTGCAACAATTCATGCAGCGCTTGATGCAGGTATTAACTTACTAGATACAGGCGACTTTTACGGCATGGGACACAATGAACTGCTGCTAAACGAAGCCTTAACAGGACGGCGGGAAAATGTCTTCATTGCAGTTAAATTCGGTGCGCTGCGCTCTCCTGATGGCAACTTTATCGGCTTCGATGGTCGCCCTGAAGCCGTAAAGACTTCACTTGCTTATACATTGAAACGACTAGGAACCGATTACATTGACCTTTACCAACCAGCCCGGCTCGATCCGAAAGTGCCTATTGAAGAGACTATTGGGGCGATTAGCGAAATGGTGAAAGCTGGATATGTTCGCCAGATTGGTTTATCTGAAGTGGGTGCAGATATAATTCGCCGCGCTCATAGGATTCATCCAATCGCTTCGCTTCAGATTGAATATTCCCTCCTGAGTCGTGGCATTGAAGATGACATCCTGCCAACGGTGCGGGAATTGGGCATTGCTGTCACCGCTTATGGAGTCCTCTCACGGGGATTGTTGAGCGGTTATTGGTCGAAAGAACGCTCTGAGCAAGTGCAAGACTATCGAGTACATTTACCCCGCTTCTCTGGAGAGAATTTGGATCGCAATTTGTTGCTAGTCGAAGCCCTGCGCCTGATTGCCGAAGAACAGAATGCAACGGTTGCTCAAGTGGCAATTGCTTGGGTGCTGTCGCGGGGGAAAGATATCATACCGCTAATTGGCGCACGGCGTTGCGATCGCTTAAATGAAGCTCTGGGTGCATTGGATTTACACTTAAATAAGGATGATATCGCCCGGATTGAGGCAGCCGTGCCACTAAATGCCGTAGCTGGCGATCGCTATAACCCAGAACAAATGGCAATGCTCGATAGTGAAAAGAGGTAAAAAAGTTATCGCATGAATGATTCACCTTTGACACCGGAGCGGATTCTCGACGCAGCAGAAGAAGTTTTGCGTCGTTACGGTCTGGCAAAGGCAACAGTCGTCGATGTGGCTCGCTTTTTAGAGGTGAGCCACGGCACGATTTATCGGCATTTTCCCAGCAAAGCTGCCCTGCGCGATGCAGTGGCAGAACGGTGGCTGCATCGGGTTTCCACACCCCTAGCAGCGATCGCCCAAGAGCCAGGTTCCGCCAGAGAACGGTTGCACCGATGGTTTGAGCAACTCATGACTCTGAAACGTCAAAAAGTCTTAAAAGAACCAGAGTTATTTGCAACCTATTCAGCGATTACCCAAGAGGCGCGAGGGGTAGTTGAAGCTCACATTGCTGAACTGCTTAGGCAAATCACTGCGATCGTCGAGAGCGGTATTTCCACTAACGAGTTTAGAGTAACCGATCCGCAAGCAGCAGCCAAGGCAGTATTTCAAGCGACAGTTCGATTTCACCATCCAGCACACGCATCCGAATGGAACAATCCAGATATAGATAGGGACTTTGCCCAAGTATGGCGCTTGATACTTACTGGATTAGTGGCGGTTTAGTAATGCTAATTACTCAGTACTTGGAACTCCGCTTCCATTCCTCTCTCCGCTTCGGCTACGGTGTACACACAAGTCGAATTACCCCCCTTAATCCCCCCTTATAAAGGGGGGAAACCGGAAAATCTTGTTCCCTCCCCAATACATACGGGGAGGGTTAGGGTGGGGTAAAACCTTGGGTTTTTCAGCTATTTCAGACTTGTGTGTACACCGTAGCTCCGCTTCGGGGAGAGTCTTTAAGTCTGGGAGCATCCCAATGCAAGCAAATTTACCAAGATGATAAGTTGTCATTGCGAATGGAGCAAAGCGGAATGAAGCATAAGTCCTTCGGACACGCTTCGCGAACGCAAAGTACAGATGTTGCGATTGCTTCGCTTCACTACGTTACGCTCGCAATGACAATCCATGTTTTTACACATTTGGGATGCTCCCTTAAGTCTTGCTCCCCTTCCGACACTCGTGCCGCCATGCGAACGTAGGGAAGGCGCTGGGGGTTAGGTTTGAGAGAAAGTTGCACACCGCGTAGACTTACGCACGGACAGATTTTACGTCATTACGAGCAAAGCTTTCGTGGAGCATCTCCAAGAGTTGTAATCGCACAGGCTTAGTTTGTCCTCACGAGTACATAAGTCCTAATTTAAATTAAACTCTTGTAAAGAGTAAAATATGTCACTTAAAATTGTCAAGCTGTATTGCTTATTTTCCTGTCTCCAGTTGCTCCCGTTGCTTACCATACTCCCGCAATTGTTTCAACAAAACTTCTTGAGATGAATTAGGAATAGACGGAGTGGGGTTTGGTTCAAGGTTCGTGTCAATACTTTCAAAATTAGCAGGTAAGGGATTAACTATATAGACGGGTAGCGACTTCTCATTAGACATCGCCTGTTTAGTTGGTGTTGGCGGAGGAATTAGATTGTTTGGTTTTCTCACAGCAGCTTTTACCGAATCTAGAGTAGTAGCAACTTGCACCTGTTGTTGCATCTCTTGTGTAGAAGAGACTAAACCACTTAAACCATTCACCAATTGCCGTAAATTTTTGCGGAATTTAGGATCGCCTGTCAATTCATCTAAATCAGATGTAATTTTTTGGGTATTTTCAAAGGTGACTCTTGCTGAATCTAAAGTTTGTTGCAGCAGCACTGCATTCTTAGGATCGTTTAAAGTTTTAGAAGCATCGCGTAAATTAGCTGAAGCTTGGGCTGCATTTGCTGAAAGAGTTTCTAAATTGTTGAGTAATTCTCCTTTAGTCAATCGATTGACAGATGGTGATAGGCTACTGACTGTAACACGTAGTTGGTTGCTGGTTTCCGTGATATTATTTAAAGCGCCAACTAGTGAAGAACGATTTGTTGTTAACAGATTATCCAGATTGGTGAGTAAATTATTTGCTTGAGTTGCAGTTGTACCGAATTTATTTAGTGTTTGACTCGCCGATGTATTAAGTTGGTTTGTCGCTCGTTGTACTGAATTAGCTGTAGCAGAAAATGTATTTAGTTGTTGTCGCAAGCTTTTGGTCAAACCTTGTAAATCCTGACTTAGCTCAGTAAAACTAGATGCTGCGCCTGTGGTACTTTCCAAAACCCTATTGACATTTCTATAAAATTTGGGGTCATTGTATGCAGAGGCTAGCTCAGTTGAACTGCGAATTAGATCGTCAACACTGATACCAATCTGACCTTTTAACCGAGAACCATTACAGACAATCAGGCTGGTATCACAACTTCTATCTAGGGGTTTAGCAAGTACAATTCCATTAGGTAAGGTTGTTTTTGGCGTAATGTCGATAATACTTTCGCTAATTAATCCACTTTGATTAGCTTCCACCACTACATTCCGGGGGATAATTAGATCGCTTTGGGCTATTTCAATCTCTATATCAATGGCATTAGCTTTTGGTAGAACTTGGGAAATAGTTCCTACTTTAACACCTCGATAGCGAACTACTGCCCCTTTCTGCATTCCGCCAGCGTTAGCAAATTCTACAATAATTTTGTATGAACGGCCAGCAGCAGTAAATCTATTTAACCACAGAAAGAGTAACCCAAATACTCCTATTCCTAACAGAAGTAGCAACCCCACAGAGCCTTCTCTAAATGTTCGCCCAGAAGCGAAGCGGCTTGTCATAAGACCTCGCATTTTTTTGCCTCCACCAACAACCAAATTATGAGTTAAAAGTGAGGAGTAGGGACGCAATTAATCGCGTCTGTACAAGAATTAGAAGTTGAATTTAATTCTCGCTCTTTATTCTTAACAAGGACTTAGGCAAACAATAGCTTAAACCGTTATTTTAGTGTAGGAGCAATTTATGAATTTCCCTTACAACTTTTATTTTTGGGTAAGTCCTATTGACTCCTCACTTTTAACTCCTAACTTCTCACTTTTAACTTTCTAGCCAACGACTTTAATCGGCCCTTGCACACTACCACTAATAAATTGTTTGATCAACGGATTTTCTGTGTTGTATATTTCACCAACTGTACCCTGCCACTGCACTTTACCTTCATAGAGAAATATAAGTCTATCAGTTGTACGGTGGATAGTACTATCTTGGTGGGTAACAACGGCATAGGTACTACAAACTCCATGTAAACATTGCAAATGGCGGATTAAATCTTCGATTACTGTTGAGGCAATAGGATCGAGTCCGGCTGTCGGTTCGTCGTATAGTAGAACTTCTGGGCTTTCTGAGGGATTATCGGGGTTAGACATAATCGCACGGGCAAAACTTACCCGTTTTCGCATTCCCCCCGAAAGTTCGGCTGGGTAAAGGTTGCCTACTTCTGGCAAACCTACCATCTCCAATTTTTCTTTTACCAAATCTCGAATTCGCGATCGCTGTAGCTTTGAATTTTGATAAAGTAAAAATCCCACATTCTCCTCCACCGTCAGCGAATCAAATAGCGCCGCCTGCTGAAACACCATACCAATGCCAACCTGCTGGCCACCATCCTCAATCAAACCCTCTCGCCGTACTCCTTGTACATAAATCTCTCCTTCATCAACAGCAAGTAACCCCGCGATTACCCGTAAGATTGTTGATTTACCAGTACCCGATGGGCCAATAATCCCTAGTGCTTCTCCGCGGTAAATGCTTAAGTCTACATTATCTAGAACTTTATGGCTACCAAAGGACTTAGAAACACCTTTCAGTTCAATCAATGGTTCAGTCATTAGTTATTTAGTCATTAGTCATTGCTAAACCAGTGCCTTGGGCAGGGTTCACCAATTTGTACCCTTGCAAGGAAGCAGCCCAATAGTGATGTCATAGTTATTGGTAGGGCATTGTATAGTACATTATAAGTATATGATTAGCATTCTAATTAGCAAACTCTATTTTTCTAGCATAATATTTAGTTATTTGCTTTATTTGCGATCTTTAACCTTCCAAAATCGCCTCAACCCAAGGCTGACGAAGATACCGTAGTAATTTAACATCTCAGTAGATGGAAACTAAGACCCCAGTTTTCTCTAGACATCATTAAAGTAATTTATTTAACAGTATAAATATACTAAATGCAATACGGTTCGGTTAAGGTTTTTTGATGGAAATTCTAGAGCGTAAAGATGCGATGATTCATCACAAAGACGCGATAAATCGCCGTCAAGACGAAAAAATGATTATTGTAGAGACGGCGATTCATCGCGTCTCTTGCCTTAAGTGAATAGTATTGATACTAAATGAGCTTATAAATATTCCAAGTAAAGCTACAAACACGAAAACTAATTAATATTCTAATGCAAAATATAGGAATTTCATTTAATTAACAGAGTCATTAGATAACTTAATAAGTTAGTCATATCTACCGTTAATCTGGGAGTTGGCAGTTGCCCAAAATATTTATTAATATTGTAAAAATTACTGTTAAAAATCAAAATAGAAATTATGAGTAGAAACTTAGAACAGTTTGCAAGCGATAATTCCTCTGGCATTTGTCCAGAAGCGCTTGAATATATGATTAGGGCCAATCAAGGTAGTGTACCAGCTTATGGAAATGATGAATGGACTCAAAAAGCCGCAGATTATTTTCGGGAACTCTTTGAAATTGATTGCGAAGTATTTTTTACCTTTAATGGGACGGCTGCAAATTCTTTATCTTTAGCTGCTCTTTGTCAGTCATATCACAGCGTCATTTGTCATGAAACATCTCACATAGAAACAGATGAATGTGGCGCACCTGAATTTGCATCTAATGGCTCTAAACTTTTACTAGCTCAAGGTAAAAATGGCAAGTTAACATCAGAAGCTATAGAAGCAGTTGTTACTAGACGCACTGATATTCATTATCCCAAACCTAAAGTTATTAGTATTACACAATCAACTGAATTAGGGACTTTATATTCTATTGAAGAACTTCTACAAATTAAAGAAGTAGCAAAAAAGTATAACTTAAAGATTCACATGGATGGCGCTCGTTTTGCAAATGCAGTTGCCGCTATGAATAAAGGCCCTGCTGAAATTACTTGGAAAAGTGGAGTGGATGTGTTGTGCTTTTGTGGTACAAAGAATGGAATGGCATTAGGTGAAGCCATTATTTTCTTCAACAAAGAGTTAGCAGAAGATTTTGATTATCGATGCAAGCAAGCAGGGCAGCTAGCCTCAAAAATGCGGTTTATTTCTGCTCCTTGGTTGGGTTTATTGGAGACTGGTGCTTGGCTAAAGAATGCCAGACATGCTAATCAATGTGCTGAATACTTAGAAAATCAACTATTAAATATAGAAGGTGTTGAGTTGATGTTTCCTAGAGAAGCCAACGCTGTATTTGTTAAATTACCTGAACAAGTAATTCACAGTTTAAAAGCAAATAACTGGCAGTTTTATACATTTATCGGTGTAGGAGGAGTACGTTTTATGTGTTCTTGGAACACTACTCAATCAAGGATTGATGAATTGATTGATGATATAAAAAAAGCAACCTATAGATATCCTATCTAAATTTGTAAAAATTCACGCTTTTTAGATACCCGACTTATTTAAAAGTCGGATATCTAATATCGATTAAGTAGGTAGGCACAAATGAACCTAACTATGTAACGAAAAGTAAAAGCGGTGAAAACCTTGCGTTCGCGAAGCGTGTCCGAAGGACTTATGCTTCACTCCACTTCGTTGCGTTCGCAATGACATAGTTATAAATTTTCTCACCCACCTACTTAGCTCTGAATATAATTGTGAAAAACCAGACTTGATAGATATTACTTCGCATGAAACTTCAATTGCACTTTTGATTGCTGCCACAATCCCAGATGCTTATTTTTAGCATTAGCTTCTGCAATTAAAAATTGAGTTTTGCTCTCGTAGCAATTTTGTAAAGATTCTCGGTCAACGACAGCATTACCTGACTCTACCAAAAGGAGATTTACTGACCGATTATCCACAAAAACTTCTCCAACTGTACGACCACTTTCGAGTTGTTCTGTACTTCTAATCACGACAGGAGTTTTAGGTGGTAGTAACTGTTTTAACTTTTGTGTTGATGCTAAAGCCTTTGGTACATTAATACACGCTAGCTTGACTGGAATTGTTTGTCCGGTATTATCTTTAACCAAAATGGTGTTCCCATCGGTAACACCAACTACTGTAGCTAGCACTAACATTAGTTCAAGTAATTCCATCATTTTCTATGTAAGAATTTATGTATGAACATAATGTTATTGCAGTCCTTAAGTTGCTAGTGTGATTTGACTCACAAAAGACTATTTACTTAATAAATGCTTTGTAATCTTCAATTAACTTTGCCAAGCGGGAAGCTAGAAACGGACTTGCATCCTGCAAAGTTTCATAAATCTGAATAGCTTCTTCTCGATATCGAATAATTTTATCTTGAGTCCAATAATCTGGTGGTGCTTGGAGGTTACTGATTCTATCTGCTAATTTTACCATCCATATTTCTTGAGGTTGCTTTTTTATTCTTTGCAAACTATCTACCATTTGGAGATGTTTAGCTAAAGTTTTATCTTTGGTTAGTGCAAGTACACCATTAGCTACTGATTCACCAAAGTCTGTTTTTATTTCTTCAAATGTTGTGTTGGTATCTTCAATTGTGTCATGTAAAATAGCACATTGAATAGCAAGATTTCCATTATGTTCCGTTTCTATACTTAGGGCTGCAATTACTTCCATACTTACAAAACTCAAATGCATCAGGTAAGGTATTTCTGAACCTGGAATTGTTTGACCTTGATGTGCGTATGCTGCTTTTTTTAAAGCTTTAATATAAGTTTCTTGTGACCAGTTTTTTGGGCTGAGTTGATATTTTTTCATTTATATGTCAATTATGTTTATAAATTATGCAATTCTGTCTATAGAAATCTTAAATAAAATCGCCATATCAATTAAAAGCTCAGAAGAGGAACTATAGGTAATTGAACACTCACAGTAGTGCCTGTTAAGGGGTCAGAAGAAATTAACAGTTCCCCATTATGAGCATTGACGATGCGTTTAGTAATAGCAAGCCCTAGCCCAGTGCCACAAGGTTTTGTGGAGAAAAATGGCTGAGAAAGCTTGGCGATAAATTCTGATGGAATTGACTCACCGCCATTGTGGACATTAATATAGACTTTATTTATATGGGAACAATCTACTTTCCATTTAACGAT
This genomic interval from Nostoc sp. KVJ3 contains the following:
- a CDS encoding ABC transporter ATP-binding protein — protein: MTEPLIELKGVSKSFGSHKVLDNVDLSIYRGEALGIIGPSGTGKSTILRVIAGLLAVDEGEIYVQGVRREGLIEDGGQQVGIGMVFQQAALFDSLTVEENVGFLLYQNSKLQRSRIRDLVKEKLEMVGLPEVGNLYPAELSGGMRKRVSFARAIMSNPDNPSESPEVLLYDEPTAGLDPIASTVIEDLIRHLQCLHGVCSTYAVVTHQDSTIHRTTDRLIFLYEGKVQWQGTVGEIYNTENPLIKQFISGSVQGPIKVVG
- a CDS encoding MlaD family protein, with translation MRGLMTSRFASGRTFREGSVGLLLLLGIGVFGLLFLWLNRFTAAGRSYKIIVEFANAGGMQKGAVVRYRGVKVGTISQVLPKANAIDIEIEIAQSDLIIPRNVVVEANQSGLISESIIDITPKTTLPNGIVLAKPLDRSCDTSLIVCNGSRLKGQIGISVDDLIRSSTELASAYNDPKFYRNVNRVLESTTGAASSFTELSQDLQGLTKSLRQQLNTFSATANSVQRATNQLNTSASQTLNKFGTTATQANNLLTNLDNLLTTNRSSLVGALNNITETSNQLRVTVSSLSPSVNRLTKGELLNNLETLSANAAQASANLRDASKTLNDPKNAVLLQQTLDSARVTFENTQKITSDLDELTGDPKFRKNLRQLVNGLSGLVSSTQEMQQQVQVATTLDSVKAAVRKPNNLIPPPTPTKQAMSNEKSLPVYIVNPLPANFESIDTNLEPNPTPSIPNSSQEVLLKQLREYGKQREQLETGK
- a CDS encoding aldo/keto reductase, with protein sequence MLSRQLGKNGSTISALGLGCMGMSDVYGPADRKESIATIHAALDAGINLLDTGDFYGMGHNELLLNEALTGRRENVFIAVKFGALRSPDGNFIGFDGRPEAVKTSLAYTLKRLGTDYIDLYQPARLDPKVPIEETIGAISEMVKAGYVRQIGLSEVGADIIRRAHRIHPIASLQIEYSLLSRGIEDDILPTVRELGIAVTAYGVLSRGLLSGYWSKERSEQVQDYRVHLPRFSGENLDRNLLLVEALRLIAEEQNATVAQVAIAWVLSRGKDIIPLIGARRCDRLNEALGALDLHLNKDDIARIEAAVPLNAVAGDRYNPEQMAMLDSEKR
- a CDS encoding HD domain-containing protein, which gives rise to MKKYQLSPKNWSQETYIKALKKAAYAHQGQTIPGSEIPYLMHLSFVSMEVIAALSIETEHNGNLAIQCAILHDTIEDTNTTFEEIKTDFGESVANGVLALTKDKTLAKHLQMVDSLQRIKKQPQEIWMVKLADRISNLQAPPDYWTQDKIIRYREEAIQIYETLQDASPFLASRLAKLIEDYKAFIK
- a CDS encoding TetR family transcriptional regulator, whose protein sequence is MNDSPLTPERILDAAEEVLRRYGLAKATVVDVARFLEVSHGTIYRHFPSKAALRDAVAERWLHRVSTPLAAIAQEPGSARERLHRWFEQLMTLKRQKVLKEPELFATYSAITQEARGVVEAHIAELLRQITAIVESGISTNEFRVTDPQAAAKAVFQATVRFHHPAHASEWNNPDIDRDFAQVWRLILTGLVAV
- a CDS encoding low specificity L-threonine aldolase, whose amino-acid sequence is MSRNLEQFASDNSSGICPEALEYMIRANQGSVPAYGNDEWTQKAADYFRELFEIDCEVFFTFNGTAANSLSLAALCQSYHSVICHETSHIETDECGAPEFASNGSKLLLAQGKNGKLTSEAIEAVVTRRTDIHYPKPKVISITQSTELGTLYSIEELLQIKEVAKKYNLKIHMDGARFANAVAAMNKGPAEITWKSGVDVLCFCGTKNGMALGEAIIFFNKELAEDFDYRCKQAGQLASKMRFISAPWLGLLETGAWLKNARHANQCAEYLENQLLNIEGVELMFPREANAVFVKLPEQVIHSLKANNWQFYTFIGVGGVRFMCSWNTTQSRIDELIDDIKKATYRYPI
- a CDS encoding phosphotransferase enzyme family protein, which gives rise to MTEEFNIQGAEKLVAIADQFAQQGKVIGVKAFGSGNINDTFLVTLDSSEEQYFVLQRINTQVFRQPKLIMQNMCTFTEHIHKKLQHTPLNRRWEVPRVLLTKDAQDHCQDADGSFWRAISFIEGSQSFDTMGDRTQAQEIGYALGMFHNLISDLPPEKLADTLQGFHITPLYLQYYEKVFATASLCKNTEFDYCLRFVSDRQAFAHILENAKAEGKLPLRLMHGDPKINNVMFDIATQQAVSVIDLDTVKPGLVHYDIGDCLRSGCNPAGEETENWESVYFDTDLCQGILQGYLSVAKAFLTENDYAYIYDAIRLIAFELGLRFFADYLAGNVYFKVKHPEHNLARAIVQFKLTESIESQEMQIHNIIKDMK
- a CDS encoding thermonuclease family protein, which produces MMELLELMLVLATVVGVTDGNTILVKDNTGQTIPVKLACINVPKALASTQKLKQLLPPKTPVVIRSTEQLESGRTVGEVFVDNRSVNLLLVESGNAVVDRESLQNCYESKTQFLIAEANAKNKHLGLWQQSKVQLKFHAK
- a CDS encoding Tudor-knot domain-containing protein, with the protein product MDKSIIQLVDELPTDNITVKVLKALDYVAPGEWSNLTGFDNSIRSITGVTDAKVIQRIRDRSVVLYEDPQKGYQFAIKLYQTIDKADTAMGTAALANKLSEKIGFLSFLGNITPKADVTQSIDLALKIAVEIIAFCKLNGIPQPNPQEFANSLGNNYQDASLIRMVALVCIDGILPLGPDFLSKIHNVISGADTSAITQNPVFSAINNFLPGSNPSDKVGFLSQSFNSVQGWMNDLVSKTGITPQSISSNLGNFIQIADDNLDFVAAFLDQTTNYYEHTGTQTVARGLILEAYTLVKEEIKQEQQKPIQDVSSASAVKSDNNQYEVSKTVEVWDSEEEDWYQGTIEKIKDDQFFIHYLGYGSSYDEWVGEDDIRTRDLRAADDNGYAVGQKVKCWDDEQEAWYSATIQQIQNQQYFVHYAGYDSSYDEWVDSDEIS